A genomic segment from Spinacia oleracea cultivar Varoflay chromosome 3, BTI_SOV_V1, whole genome shotgun sequence encodes:
- the LOC110797791 gene encoding uncharacterized protein isoform X2, protein MTREKASVDLNNLTQADRESISGAGVPKTVVGFPVVAPVPTFTFDVFCEDGIKLYVDLNSTPSDWIESLKAGVQINDVVHKPKSQSNPKHKKGSFTLDPSKESDNGQLQDGSYPTSILTDNLAKTDQPDEGKGSLSSPGLKSLNSVHCLGNLIDEEGYLTSRIESGTKGKLSGAKSSRRAANSHVNAAVRTRNHFNFTRNSATSYPKCSEMPARQGSNAVNGICENPTLQQTYCSLEPAVKRSELLTTVCMETKASTFATVNQDIEYSPSGIGRCVNVDDRLKNNEVVLSRKVNSIQAPSGDELQMWPVQSVAQSTCVSPVLNSLPLDLVDRSEVETRHRRTSFFKKSDLQIREAQSHSAANHSKGRYESQNVIDLTEGIETEKAGFLRTQEAVIETDELQQKDAAIYPWCNDGSLELVVPRQNGLDHCISTKSNKLQEDICRSSDTANVGNLGKSDTGNGREGSECLNFDNLTEKSWKKTSDPESSREHRRMRNFNSVEHHQSKFVNTEANILMSSKQFPGGSHPKRKRSSRFYTKRVVADTN, encoded by the exons ATGACCAGAGAAAAG GCATCTGTCGATTTGAATAATTTAACGCAAGCCGACAGAGAAAGTATTAGTGGTGCAGGCGTTCCAAAGACTGTTGTTGGTTTTCCTGTAGTAGCTCCTGTCCCTACATTTACGTTTGACGTTTTTTGCGAGGATGGAATTAAACTGTATGTTGATCTGAATTCAACCCCGTCAGATTGGATCGAGAGTTTAAAAGCTGGAGTTCAAATAAATGATGTTGTACACAAGCCCAAATCACAAAGTAATCCTAAGCACAAAAAGGGCTCTTTTACTTTGGATCCATCTAAGGAGAGTGATAATGGCCAACTTCAAGATGGGTCTTACCCAACCTCAATATTGACCGATAACCTGGCAAAAACTGATCAACCTGATGAAGGAAAAGGGTCTTTGTCTTCACCTGGATTGAAATCCTTAAATTCTGTTCATTGTCTGGGGAATTTGATAGATGAGGAAGGATATCTGACATCCAGAATTGAATCTGGTACTAAGGGGAAACTTTCTGGTGCAAAATCCAGCAGAAGAGCTGCTAATTCACATGTGAATGCAGCTGTCCGGACTAGAAACCATTTTAATTTTACAAGGAACTCTGCCACATCTTATCCTAAATGTTCAGAAATGCCAGCAAGGCAGGGTTCAAATGCTGTGAATGGCATTTGCGAAAACCCAACCTTGCAGCAAACTTATTGCTCTCTGGAACCTGCAGTGAAACGTAGTGAGTTGTTAACAACTGTTTGCATGGAGACTAAAGCATCAACTTTTGCTACTGTGAATCAGGATATTGAATATTCTCCTTCTGGAATCGGTAGATGTGTAAATGTGGATGATCGGCTAAAGAATAACGAAGTGGTTTTATCTAGAAAAGTTAACTCTATTCAGGCTCCCAGCGGGGATGAGCTTCAGATGTGGCCTGTTCAATCAGTTGCTCAGAGCACGTGTGTGTCTCCTGTGTTGAATAGTCTTCCATTGGATCTTGTTGATAGGAGTGAAGTGGAAACTCGGCACAGAAGAACAAGCTTCTTCAAGAAATCTGATTTGCAAATAAGAGAGGCACAATCTCATTCAGCGGCTAATCACTCAAAAGGCAGATATGAGTCACAGAATGTCATCGATCTTACTGAGGGTATTGAAACAGAAAAGGCTGGATTTCTAAGGACACAGGAGGCTGTTATTGAAACTGATGAGCTGCAGCAAAAAGATGCAGCAATATATCCTTGGTGCAATGATGGGTCCCTTGAGTTGGTTGTTCCTAGGCAAAATGGGTTAGATCATTGCATTTCAACTAAATCAAATAAGCTTCAAGAGGACATTTGCAGAAGTTCAGATACAGCAAATGTGGGAAATCTG GGTAAGAGCGACACGGGAAATGGAAGGGAGGGATCAGA atgcttgaattttgataaCCTAACGGAGAAGTCCTGGAAAAAGACTTCGGATCCAGAATCTTCTCGGGAACACAGGAGGATGAGAAATTTTAATAGCGTTGAGCATCATCAGAGTAAATTTGTAAACACCGAGGCAAATATTTTGATGTCTTCAAAGCAATTTCCTGGAGGTTCGCATCCGAAACGTAAAAGATCGTCACGGTTTTACACTAAG CGAGTTGTGGCAGACACAAATTGA
- the LOC130469512 gene encoding uncharacterized protein, translating to MPPRTRRGGNHQPRPVYDTIIADMQREIQRLQQRLTRYEAAAGPSRQSDDEQSDGEDEEVNPFHQPDGESSSGETSNTRRTRHPQHREKDLGIKVDIPDFEGGVHPDDFIEWLHTVERVFDFKDIPDDRKVKIVAIKFKKHASIWWENLKRQREREDRSKIRTWDKMKRELKRKFLPSHYHQDIFLKFHHLEQGSKSVAEYIAEFEDLSMKCDNAEPEEQTIARFLTRLDPKISKVVQLQQYWSFNDVTKLALKVESQQTKEKTGFKTVTKETPYRGNPSTRFPPPRANSSTTMKKVENPAATSKPFKQVSNPTSRRCFKCQGFGHNASECPNSRIISFVEEELFEDDQVEESQEDEADQEVLHADKGESLVIRRILNAAPIEEDEWLRHNIFHTRCTSHGKICNVIIDSGSCENVVAATMVEKLKLPTKDHPYPYKLTWLKKGNDVKVTKRCLIDFSIGKKYQDKVWCDVIPMDACHLLLGRPWQYDRHAIHDGFKNTYSFEKDGIKIVLAPFKRDMLAKPSQEKSLTVSESMFTMALEESRVACVLVMLEENKEDQGIPDEITPLLREFNDIVPEKIPPGLPPMRDIQHCIDFVPGAVIPNKAAYRMSPKEHEELQRQVTELMQKCLVRESVSPCTVPALLVPKKDGSWRMCIDSRTVNRITIKYRFPIPRLDDLLDQLHNAFLFSKIDLRSGYHQIRMRPEDEWKTAFKTRDGLYERMVMPFGLSNAPSTFMRLMNQVFRPFIGKFVVVYFDDILVYSRNSEEHLEHLRQIFQVLREQKLYANLKKCHFLTDKVVFLGYVVSSNGIEMDPSKIEAIISWPIPQSIHDVRSFHGLASFYRRFIKNFSTIAAPLTEVLKKEKFEWTRAAQQSFEELKEIITRAPTLALPDFDKLFEVDCDASGVGIGTVLSQEGRPIAFFSEKLNESRRKYSTYEKEFYAIVRALDHWSHYLLAKEFVLYSDHESLKYLHSQQKLQRRHAKWSEFLSPFHFVLKHKSGTQNKVADGLSRRHALLSTLQVKVIGFEVLKDLYEDDEDLGEF from the coding sequence ATGCCCCCGAGAACACGTCGTGGTGGTAATCATCAACCACGTCCTGTTTATGATACAATCATAGCTGATATGCAACGAGAAATCCAACGACTCCAACAACGTCTTACACGTTATGAAGCTGCCGCTGGTCCATCCCGTCAGTCAGATGACGAACAATCAGACGGTGAAGATGAAGAAGTCAATCCATTTCACCAACCCGATGGTGAATCATCAAGTGGAGAAACATCCAATACCAGGCGAACCCGTCATCCCCAACACCGAGAAAAAGATTTGGgaataaaagttgatattcctgATTTTGAAGGAGGTGTTCATCCAGACGATTTTATTGAATGGCTTCACACCGTTGAACGTGTCTTTGATTTCAAGGATATTCCAGATGATCGCAAGGTCAAGATAGTTGCAATCAAGTTCAAGAAGCATGCATCCATTTGGTGGGAGAATCTTAAGAGACAACGAGAACGAGAAGATCGTAGTAAAATTCGCACATGGGATAAAATGAAGCGTGAACTCAAGCGCAAATTTTTACCAAGTCATTATCATCAAGATATATTTCTTAAGTTCCATCACCTGGAACAAGGAAGCAAATCTGTGGCAGAGTATATTGCCGAATTTGAAGATTTATCAATGAAGTGTGACAATGCCGAGCCTGAAGAGCAGACCATTGCAAGATTCTTGACACGCCTGGACCCGAAGATCTCTAAAGTTGTACAACTCCAGCAATATTGGTCGTTCAACGATGTCACCAAGCTAGCCTTAAAAGTTGAAAGCCaacaaacaaaagagaagacCGGATTCAAAACTGTCACGAAAGAGACACCTTATCGTGGTAACCCTTCAACAAGGTTTCCACCACCAAGAGCTAACTCCAGCACCACAATGAAAAAGGTCGAGAATCCAGCCGCAACCAGCAAGCCTTTCAAGCAAGTAAGTAATCCTACTTCGAGGAgatgttttaagtgtcaaggatTCGGACACAATGCTTCAGAATGTCCAAATTCTAGAATAATCTCTTTTGTCGAAGAAGAATTATTTGAAGACGATCAAGTTGAGGAAAGCCAAGAAGATGAAGCTGATCAAGAGGTCCTACATGCAGACAAAGGTGAATCACTCGTTATTCGACGTATCCTCAACGCAGCTCCTATTGAAGAAGATGAATGGTTGCGCCACAACATCTTCCACACTCGGTGTACATCTCATGGGAAGATATGCAATGTCATCATCGATAGTGGCAGTTGTGAAAATGTTGTTGCCGCGACAATGGTCGAGAAATTGAAGTTGCCTACAAAGGATCACCCTTATCCTTACAAGCTCACATGGTTGAAGAAGGGGAATGATGTCAAGGTCACTAAACGATGCCTAATTGATTTCTCCATTGGTAAGAAATACCAAGATAAGGTATGGTGTGATGtcattcctatggatgcttgtcatttACTTTTGGGTCGTCCATGGCAATATGATCGTCATGCAATTCATGATGGTTTTAAAAACACTTATTCCTTTGAAAAAGATGGTATTAAAATTGTTTTAGCTCCATTTAAAAGGGATATGTTAGCAAAGCCAAGCCAAGAGAAGAGTCTCACCGTGTCTGAATCAATGTTTACTATGGCGTTAGAAGAATCGAGAGTTGCTTGTGTCCTTGTCATGCTAGAAGAGAATAAAGAAGATCAAGGGATTCCTGACGAGATCACGCCTCTACTTCGTGAATTCAATGACATTGTGCCTGAAAAAATCCCACCTGGTCTACCTCCAATGCGTGACATTCAAcattgtattgattttgttCCTGGTGCAGTGATTCCAAACAAAGCTGCATATCGAATGAGTCCAAAAGAGCATGAAGAACTTCAGAGACAAGTCACCGAGCTTATGCAGAAATGTTTAGTTCGTGAAAGTGTGAGTCCTTGCACAGTTCCAGCACTCCTTGTGCCAAAGAAAGACGGATCATGGCGTATGTGCATCGATAGTCGTACTGTCAATCGGATCACAATCAAATACAGATTTCCTATTCCTCGCCTTGATGACCTACTAGATCAATTGCATAATGcttttttattttccaaaattgATCTACGAAGTGGGTACCATCAGATTCGAATGCGACCTGAAGATGAGTGGAAGACTGCATTCAAGACTAGAGATGGATTATACGAGCGGAtggtcatgccatttggtctttCAAATGCACCGAGCACTTTTATGCGATTGATGAATCAGGTATTCCGCCCTTTCATTGGAAAATTCGTGGTTGTTTATTTTGATGACATCCTTGTGTATAGTCGAAATTCTGAAGAACACTTGGAGCATTTGCGGCAAATTTTTCAAGTTCTTCGTGAACAGAAATTGTATGCCAATTTGAAGAAATGTCACTTCTTGACTGACAAAGTGGTATTTCTTGGGTACGTTGTATCAAGCAATGGGATTGAGATGGATCCCAGCAAAATTGAGGCAATTATTAGCTGGCCAATTCCTCAATCAATACATGATGTTCGCAGTTTTCATGGCCTAGCATCTTTCTATCGCCGCTTCATCAAGAATTTCAGCACTATTGCCGCCCCACTCACTGaagtattaaaaaaagaaaagtttGAGTGGACCCGAGCTGCCCAACAAAGCTTTGAAGAACTCAAAGAAATTATCACGAGAGCACCAACTCTAGCCTTGCCAGATTTTGACAAGCTTTTTGAAGTAGATTGTGACGCTTCAGGAGTTGGTATAGGTACAGTTCTCAGTCAAGAGGGTCGACCAATTGCCTTCTTTAGTGAGAAACTCAATGAATCAAGGCGTAAGTACTCAACGTACGAGAAGGAATTTTATGCAATTGTACGAGCCTTAGATCACTGGAGTCACTATTTGCTAGCTAAGGAATTTGTGTTGTATTCTGATCATGAGTCACTCAAGTATCTTCACAGCCAACAAAAGCTCCAGCGTCGTCATGCAAAATGGAGTGAGTTTTTATCTCCTTTTCACTTTGTCCTTAAGCACAAGTCTGGAACTCAAAATAAAGTTGCTGATGGTTTAAGTAGACGACATGCTTTGCTCTCAACTCTTCAAGTCAAAGTAATTGGTTTTGAAGTTCTCAAGGATTTGTATGAAGATGATGAAGACCTTGGAGAATTCTAG
- the LOC110797791 gene encoding uncharacterized protein isoform X1 produces MMNSTDDQRKDCNLRHNHRDVQPNDLQNFKDSATSDKASVDLNNLTQADRESISGAGVPKTVVGFPVVAPVPTFTFDVFCEDGIKLYVDLNSTPSDWIESLKAGVQINDVVHKPKSQSNPKHKKGSFTLDPSKESDNGQLQDGSYPTSILTDNLAKTDQPDEGKGSLSSPGLKSLNSVHCLGNLIDEEGYLTSRIESGTKGKLSGAKSSRRAANSHVNAAVRTRNHFNFTRNSATSYPKCSEMPARQGSNAVNGICENPTLQQTYCSLEPAVKRSELLTTVCMETKASTFATVNQDIEYSPSGIGRCVNVDDRLKNNEVVLSRKVNSIQAPSGDELQMWPVQSVAQSTCVSPVLNSLPLDLVDRSEVETRHRRTSFFKKSDLQIREAQSHSAANHSKGRYESQNVIDLTEGIETEKAGFLRTQEAVIETDELQQKDAAIYPWCNDGSLELVVPRQNGLDHCISTKSNKLQEDICRSSDTANVGNLGKSDTGNGREGSECLNFDNLTEKSWKKTSDPESSREHRRMRNFNSVEHHQSKFVNTEANILMSSKQFPGGSHPKRKRSSRFYTKRVVADTN; encoded by the exons ATGATGAATTCGACAGATGACCAGAGAAAAG ATTGTAACCTACGCCATAATCATCGAGATGTACAACCAAATGATTTGCAGAACTTCAAAGACTCTGCTACTTCTGATAAG GCATCTGTCGATTTGAATAATTTAACGCAAGCCGACAGAGAAAGTATTAGTGGTGCAGGCGTTCCAAAGACTGTTGTTGGTTTTCCTGTAGTAGCTCCTGTCCCTACATTTACGTTTGACGTTTTTTGCGAGGATGGAATTAAACTGTATGTTGATCTGAATTCAACCCCGTCAGATTGGATCGAGAGTTTAAAAGCTGGAGTTCAAATAAATGATGTTGTACACAAGCCCAAATCACAAAGTAATCCTAAGCACAAAAAGGGCTCTTTTACTTTGGATCCATCTAAGGAGAGTGATAATGGCCAACTTCAAGATGGGTCTTACCCAACCTCAATATTGACCGATAACCTGGCAAAAACTGATCAACCTGATGAAGGAAAAGGGTCTTTGTCTTCACCTGGATTGAAATCCTTAAATTCTGTTCATTGTCTGGGGAATTTGATAGATGAGGAAGGATATCTGACATCCAGAATTGAATCTGGTACTAAGGGGAAACTTTCTGGTGCAAAATCCAGCAGAAGAGCTGCTAATTCACATGTGAATGCAGCTGTCCGGACTAGAAACCATTTTAATTTTACAAGGAACTCTGCCACATCTTATCCTAAATGTTCAGAAATGCCAGCAAGGCAGGGTTCAAATGCTGTGAATGGCATTTGCGAAAACCCAACCTTGCAGCAAACTTATTGCTCTCTGGAACCTGCAGTGAAACGTAGTGAGTTGTTAACAACTGTTTGCATGGAGACTAAAGCATCAACTTTTGCTACTGTGAATCAGGATATTGAATATTCTCCTTCTGGAATCGGTAGATGTGTAAATGTGGATGATCGGCTAAAGAATAACGAAGTGGTTTTATCTAGAAAAGTTAACTCTATTCAGGCTCCCAGCGGGGATGAGCTTCAGATGTGGCCTGTTCAATCAGTTGCTCAGAGCACGTGTGTGTCTCCTGTGTTGAATAGTCTTCCATTGGATCTTGTTGATAGGAGTGAAGTGGAAACTCGGCACAGAAGAACAAGCTTCTTCAAGAAATCTGATTTGCAAATAAGAGAGGCACAATCTCATTCAGCGGCTAATCACTCAAAAGGCAGATATGAGTCACAGAATGTCATCGATCTTACTGAGGGTATTGAAACAGAAAAGGCTGGATTTCTAAGGACACAGGAGGCTGTTATTGAAACTGATGAGCTGCAGCAAAAAGATGCAGCAATATATCCTTGGTGCAATGATGGGTCCCTTGAGTTGGTTGTTCCTAGGCAAAATGGGTTAGATCATTGCATTTCAACTAAATCAAATAAGCTTCAAGAGGACATTTGCAGAAGTTCAGATACAGCAAATGTGGGAAATCTG GGTAAGAGCGACACGGGAAATGGAAGGGAGGGATCAGA atgcttgaattttgataaCCTAACGGAGAAGTCCTGGAAAAAGACTTCGGATCCAGAATCTTCTCGGGAACACAGGAGGATGAGAAATTTTAATAGCGTTGAGCATCATCAGAGTAAATTTGTAAACACCGAGGCAAATATTTTGATGTCTTCAAAGCAATTTCCTGGAGGTTCGCATCCGAAACGTAAAAGATCGTCACGGTTTTACACTAAG CGAGTTGTGGCAGACACAAATTGA
- the LOC110797783 gene encoding F-box/kelch-repeat protein At3g06240, with product MSEDMEIELQEDVLIEILARLPVKSLIRFTCVCKYWLTFIRSPEFASKHHATRSGNDRELDSLLTTFPPASSISIISCENLTFETAFKFRPAVECEPPRFGIDHHELVSGCAIYGPCNGLFLLYLRRGFENVILLWNPATREVFRLPNPIKYMISYFGFGFDEVTNDYKVVCFYYVGTNSIVVQLYSLAANSWWQVDDAGFSPCSGSSSAGFNFEEVVADGPCSGISTGRMHHWMSRDVGYDSSFPSLLSFDMVDEVFVETPLPDKTGSSAEFLNQYSNDMYPTLYYMDDTIEFTRGMHIWVLKEYGPTGFWNKQQYITLPEVVSSGV from the coding sequence ATGTCAGAGGATATGGAAATTGAATTGCAAGAGGATGTGTTGATAGAGATCTTAGCGCGGCTGCCGGTGAAATCGTTGATTCGATTTACATGTGTTTGTAAGTACTGGCTAACTTTCATTAGATCACCTGAATTTGCATCCAAACATCACGCCACTCGATCGGGAAACGATCGGGAATTGGATTCTCTTTTGACCACATTTCCCCCAGCTTCTTCTATTTCCATTATTTCTTGCgaaaacctcacttttgaaaCTGCCTTCAAGTTTAGACCAGCTGTTGAATGTGAACCGCCTCGCTTCGGTATTGATCATCATGAATTAGTTTCCGGTTGCGCCATTTACGGCCCTTGTAATGGCCTCTTCCTTCTCTATTTGAGAAGAGGTTTCGAAAATGTGATTTTGTTATGGAACCCAGCTACTAGAGAAGTTTTCAGACTGCCCAACCCAATAAAGTATATGATTTCTTATTTTGGTTTCGGGTTTGATGAAGTAACCAATGATTACAaggttgtttgtttttattatGTGGGTACGAATTCCATCGTGGTGCAATTGTACTCCCTTGCTGCTAATTCTTGGTGGCAGGTTGATGATGCCGGTTTTAGTCCTTGTTCCGGTAGCTCTTCTGCCGGTTTTAACTTTGAGGAGGTTGTTGCTGATGGTCCTTGTTCTGGAATCTCTACTGGTCGTATGCACCATTGGATGTCGAGAGATGTTGGGTACGATAGCTCTTTCCCTTCCCTTCTCTCGTTCGACATGGTGGATGAGGTATTCGTCGAGACCCCTCTTCCTGATAAAACAGGGTCTTCTGCTGAGTTTTTGAACCAATACTCCAATGATATGTACCCTACCTTGTATTATATGGACGACACGATTGAGTTTACAAGAGGTATGCATATATGGGTTTTGAAGGAGTATGGTCCAACTGGGTTTTGGAACAAACAACAGTATATTACATTACCCGAAGTGGTAAGTTCAGGGGTATGA